In Penaeus vannamei isolate JL-2024 chromosome 14, ASM4276789v1, whole genome shotgun sequence, one DNA window encodes the following:
- the LOC113808268 gene encoding uncharacterized protein: MASNVKWMWKTTSTEIFYEPFGTCYEITLVTRKPLLEEQFRRTLSHFYKKVPNVRICFGERDGEMWLREMPQEIIDFEFLPAGKSDEDLHTKLQCYDFQKMTGPLWCVKLRPEPDCSPDGVFREGIEGYPHMYSMYWGINHAITDGTSNSTLCGFIVQLLDDVLAGKEINDEEQLGIYISDERTKQALREQEARVDSDAVLRSKLTKEYQSLFGRRSLVTTLFKDVGEEKARTLHMTRDLDLETSAAFIKRCHAEGITVNSAFTAIGNFAIVDLLAKAGLEQESYSIRSEHVVNARRYWKGDNTGYLGCHITPLLTSVFETPRKFSADFWNYAKPIDEELRRKINGGTVLQMERIKSIVPKTSDIDPTFEFEFCLTNMGDLTKNVTEGGDHVQAVHALRTASLNNVPFIWANFLNTFRGRFTNTLVYNTLYVNAEITEYFFERSFHYLHAALKL, from the exons ATGGCGTCGAACGTGAAATGGATGTGGAAGACGACCTCGACGGAAATCTTCTACGAGCCCTTCGGCACCTGCTACGAGATCACCCTCGTCACGCGCAAACCCTTGCTTGAGGAGCAGTTTCGCCGAACGCTCTCTCACTTCTATAA gAAAGTGCCCAACGTGAGGATATGCTTCGGCGAGCGAGACGGCGAGATGTGGCTCCGGGAGATGCCGCAGGAGATTATAGACTTCGAG TTCCTTCCAGCTGGCAAGTCCGACGAGGACCTCCACACCAAACTACAATGTTACGACTTCCAGAAGATGACAGGGCCCTTGTGGTGCGTGAAGCTGAGGCCAGAACCAGACTGCTCACCCGATGGCGTGTTCAGGGAAGGCATTGAGGGGTATCCTCATATGTATTCGATGTACTGGGGCATCAATCACGCTATCACGGACGGCACTTCGAACTCCACCCTTTGCGGCTTCATCGTCCAGCTCCTCGACGATGTTCTGGCAGGGAAAGAAATCAATGACGAGGAACAGCTCGGGATTTACATATCGGACGAGAGGACGAAGCAGGCTCTGCGCGAACAAGAGGCTCGCGTGGACAGTGATGCCGTACTGCGGAGCAAATTGACAAAGGAATACCAGAGTCTCTTTGGACGGCGCTCCCTTGTTACGACACTTTTTAAGGACGTTGGAGAGGAAAAGGCAAGGACTCTACATATGACGCGGGATTTAGATTTAGAAACTAGCGCTGCCTTCATCAAGCGGTGTCACGCGGAGGGCATCACGGTCAATTCTGCTTTTACAGCCATTGGAAACTTTGCGATTGTGGATCTCCTGGCGAAGGCGGGCCTCGAGCAAGAATCGTACAGCATTCGCAGTGAGCACGTCGTCAACGCGCGCCGCTACTGGAAGGGCGATAATACTGGGTACCTTGGCTGTCATATCACGCCGCTGTTGACTTCGGTCTTCGAAACTCCGCGAAAATTCAGTGCAGACTTTTGGAATTACGCCAAGCCCATTGACGAGGAACTCCGAAGGAAAATCAATGGTGGGACAGTGCTCCAGATGGAGAGAATAAAAAGCATTGTTCCGAAGACTTCTGATATCGACCCCACTTTCGAGTTCGAATTTTGCCTCACCAACATGGGGGACTTGACGAAGAATGTGACAGAAGGCGGAGACCACGTACAGGCAGTGCATGCTCTCAGGACTGCATCTTTGAACAATGTCCCTTTTATTTGGGCGAATTTCTTAAACACCTTCCGCGGGCGTTTCACAAACACACTCGTGTACAATACTTTGTATGTTAATGCAGAGATAACTGAATACTTTTTCGAGAGGTCATTCCACTATCTCCATGCAGCATTAAAACTTTAA
- the LOC113808266 gene encoding uncharacterized protein isoform X1, with product MMEKANGKWLWKKTETEKLFEPFAVSYQLTIVTRKPLLEEQVIRTLTHFHRKVPLLRTCFGERDGETWLREMTEEIIDFELLTDNIKDQDLHAKLQGYNFNTEIGPLWCVKLRPESHSSAECVFREGTSGFPHMYSLFLGINHAITDGTTNAIVCGFLIQILDDVLAGKEINDEEQLGVFISDEKTVKAMQEQVAFVKDNPEVLRTLEEDHRKLQERHSILKNTFKGVAKEGARTAFLTKDLNTETTAAFIKRCRAEGVTVNSAFIGIANFALVDLLAQGGLVQESYSIRNAHVVNTRRYMEGDASQYLGCHIAIQNVIHETPRNFSENFWSYAKPIHDEFQTKIKSGFPLQVEGTKDLMPKTSDFDTTFEFDYQPTWET from the exons GATGGAGAAAGCAAATGGAAAGTGGTTGTGGAAGAAGACGGAAACCGAAAAGTTATTTGAGCCTTTTGCCGTCAGTTACCAGCTGACCATCGTAACGCGCAAACCTCTGCTTGAAGAACAGGTCATCCGGACTCTCACCCATTTCCACAG GAAAGTGCCTCTCTTGAGGACATGCTTTGGCGAGCGAGATGGTGAGACGTGGCTCAGGGAGATGACAGAGGAGATAATAGACTTCGAG TTACTTACAGATAACATAAAGGACCAAGATCTACACGCCAAACTACAGGGATACAACTTCAATACAGAAATTGGCCCTTTATGGTGTGTGAAGCTGAGACCAGAATCACATTCTTCAGCAGAGTGTGTATTCAGGGAAGGCACTTCAGGATTTCCTCACATGTATTCGCTGTTCCTGGGGATCAACCATGCTATCACTGATGGCACTACGAACGCCATCGTTTGCGGCTTCCTCATCCAGATACTCGACGATGTTTTGGCAGGAAAGGAAATCAATGACGAGGAACAACTCGGGGTTTTCATATCAGACGAAAAGACGGTGAAAGCAATGCAAGAACAAGTAGCATTTGTGAAAGACAATCCTGAAGTCCTTAGAACATTGGAAGAGGACCACCGGAAACTACAGGAAAGGCATTCAATTTTGAAAAACACTTTCAAAGGAGTTGCAAAGGAAGGAGCACGAACTGCGTTTTTGACAAAGGAtttgaacactgaaactactgctgCCTTCATCAAGCGGTGTCGCGCAGAGGGCGTCACCGTCAACTCTGCTTTCATAGGCATAGCTAACTTTGCGTTAGTGGATCTGCTGGCGCAGGGGGGCCTCGTGCAGGAATCGTACAGTATCCGCAATGCACACGTCGTTAACACCCGTCGCTATATGGAAGGCGATGCTTCTCAGTACCTAGGGTGTCATATCGCGATCCAGAATGTGATTCACGAAACCCCGAGAAACTTCAGTGAAAACTTTTGGAGTTATGCAAAGCCCATTCACGACGAATTTCAAACGAAAATCAAAAGTGGTTTTCCGCTACAAGTAGAGGGAACAAAAGATCTCATGCCAAAGACTTCAGATTTCGACACCACTTTCGAGTTCGATTACCAACCAACATGGGAGACGTGA
- the LOC113808266 gene encoding uncharacterized protein isoform X3 — MTEEIIDFELLTDNIKDQDLHAKLQGYNFNTEIGPLWCVKLRPESHSSAECVFREGTSGFPHMYSLFLGINHAITDGTTNAIVCGFLIQILDDVLAGKEINDEEQLGVFISDEKTVKAMQEQVAFVKDNPEVLRTLEEDHRKLQERHSILKNTFKGVAKEGARTAFLTKDLNTETTAAFIKRCRAEGVTVNSAFIGIANFALVDLLAQGGLVQESYSIRNAHVVNTRRYMEGDASQYLGCHIAIQNVIHETPRNFSENFWSYAKPIHDEFQTKIKSGFPLQVEGTKDLMPKTSDFDTTFEFDYQPTWET; from the exons ATGACAGAGGAGATAATAGACTTCGAG TTACTTACAGATAACATAAAGGACCAAGATCTACACGCCAAACTACAGGGATACAACTTCAATACAGAAATTGGCCCTTTATGGTGTGTGAAGCTGAGACCAGAATCACATTCTTCAGCAGAGTGTGTATTCAGGGAAGGCACTTCAGGATTTCCTCACATGTATTCGCTGTTCCTGGGGATCAACCATGCTATCACTGATGGCACTACGAACGCCATCGTTTGCGGCTTCCTCATCCAGATACTCGACGATGTTTTGGCAGGAAAGGAAATCAATGACGAGGAACAACTCGGGGTTTTCATATCAGACGAAAAGACGGTGAAAGCAATGCAAGAACAAGTAGCATTTGTGAAAGACAATCCTGAAGTCCTTAGAACATTGGAAGAGGACCACCGGAAACTACAGGAAAGGCATTCAATTTTGAAAAACACTTTCAAAGGAGTTGCAAAGGAAGGAGCACGAACTGCGTTTTTGACAAAGGAtttgaacactgaaactactgctgCCTTCATCAAGCGGTGTCGCGCAGAGGGCGTCACCGTCAACTCTGCTTTCATAGGCATAGCTAACTTTGCGTTAGTGGATCTGCTGGCGCAGGGGGGCCTCGTGCAGGAATCGTACAGTATCCGCAATGCACACGTCGTTAACACCCGTCGCTATATGGAAGGCGATGCTTCTCAGTACCTAGGGTGTCATATCGCGATCCAGAATGTGATTCACGAAACCCCGAGAAACTTCAGTGAAAACTTTTGGAGTTATGCAAAGCCCATTCACGACGAATTTCAAACGAAAATCAAAAGTGGTTTTCCGCTACAAGTAGAGGGAACAAAAGATCTCATGCCAAAGACTTCAGATTTCGACACCACTTTCGAGTTCGATTACCAACCAACATGGGAGACGTGA
- the LOC113808266 gene encoding uncharacterized protein isoform X2 encodes MEKANGKWLWKKTETEKLFEPFAVSYQLTIVTRKPLLEEQVIRTLTHFHRKVPLLRTCFGERDGETWLREMTEEIIDFELLTDNIKDQDLHAKLQGYNFNTEIGPLWCVKLRPESHSSAECVFREGTSGFPHMYSLFLGINHAITDGTTNAIVCGFLIQILDDVLAGKEINDEEQLGVFISDEKTVKAMQEQVAFVKDNPEVLRTLEEDHRKLQERHSILKNTFKGVAKEGARTAFLTKDLNTETTAAFIKRCRAEGVTVNSAFIGIANFALVDLLAQGGLVQESYSIRNAHVVNTRRYMEGDASQYLGCHIAIQNVIHETPRNFSENFWSYAKPIHDEFQTKIKSGFPLQVEGTKDLMPKTSDFDTTFEFDYQPTWET; translated from the exons ATGGAGAAAGCAAATGGAAAGTGGTTGTGGAAGAAGACGGAAACCGAAAAGTTATTTGAGCCTTTTGCCGTCAGTTACCAGCTGACCATCGTAACGCGCAAACCTCTGCTTGAAGAACAGGTCATCCGGACTCTCACCCATTTCCACAG GAAAGTGCCTCTCTTGAGGACATGCTTTGGCGAGCGAGATGGTGAGACGTGGCTCAGGGAGATGACAGAGGAGATAATAGACTTCGAG TTACTTACAGATAACATAAAGGACCAAGATCTACACGCCAAACTACAGGGATACAACTTCAATACAGAAATTGGCCCTTTATGGTGTGTGAAGCTGAGACCAGAATCACATTCTTCAGCAGAGTGTGTATTCAGGGAAGGCACTTCAGGATTTCCTCACATGTATTCGCTGTTCCTGGGGATCAACCATGCTATCACTGATGGCACTACGAACGCCATCGTTTGCGGCTTCCTCATCCAGATACTCGACGATGTTTTGGCAGGAAAGGAAATCAATGACGAGGAACAACTCGGGGTTTTCATATCAGACGAAAAGACGGTGAAAGCAATGCAAGAACAAGTAGCATTTGTGAAAGACAATCCTGAAGTCCTTAGAACATTGGAAGAGGACCACCGGAAACTACAGGAAAGGCATTCAATTTTGAAAAACACTTTCAAAGGAGTTGCAAAGGAAGGAGCACGAACTGCGTTTTTGACAAAGGAtttgaacactgaaactactgctgCCTTCATCAAGCGGTGTCGCGCAGAGGGCGTCACCGTCAACTCTGCTTTCATAGGCATAGCTAACTTTGCGTTAGTGGATCTGCTGGCGCAGGGGGGCCTCGTGCAGGAATCGTACAGTATCCGCAATGCACACGTCGTTAACACCCGTCGCTATATGGAAGGCGATGCTTCTCAGTACCTAGGGTGTCATATCGCGATCCAGAATGTGATTCACGAAACCCCGAGAAACTTCAGTGAAAACTTTTGGAGTTATGCAAAGCCCATTCACGACGAATTTCAAACGAAAATCAAAAGTGGTTTTCCGCTACAAGTAGAGGGAACAAAAGATCTCATGCCAAAGACTTCAGATTTCGACACCACTTTCGAGTTCGATTACCAACCAACATGGGAGACGTGA